The following proteins are co-located in the Oncorhynchus clarkii lewisi isolate Uvic-CL-2024 chromosome 30, UVic_Ocla_1.0, whole genome shotgun sequence genome:
- the LOC139389594 gene encoding ribonuclease P/MRP protein subunit POP5 — protein MVRLKSRYLLCEVCVSDRRNLSLLDDRAIYTATKAAVARAHGDYGAALSSLGFSVKYLNAHTGIVFLRCRKSHYRLIWSALPFITSLENRGQRVPCFLNCLHVGGTIRTCQKFLVRYNTQQLHRMLPLCQSEAERSEIRKSVLSCTLKKEADDEEEDE, from the exons ATGGTGCGACTGAAATCCAG ATATTTGCTGTGTGAAGTTTGCGTATCAGATCGACGCAATCTGTCACTGCTAGATGACCGAGCCATCTACACTGCCACAAAAGCAGCAGTAGCTCGAGCGCACGGTGACTATGGCGCTGCACTATCCAGCCTCGGATTCTCAG TGAAGTATCTGAATGCCCACACTGGAATTGTGTTCCTGCGCTGTCGGAAGAGCCACTACAGACTCATCTGGTCTGCATTGCCATTCATCACCAGTCTAGAGAACCGAGGGCAAAGAGTGCCATGTTTTCTGAACTGTTTGCATGTGGGAG GAACGATCCGGACATGTCAGAAATTTCTGGTCAGATACAATACTCAGCAGCTCCACCGGatgctccccctctgtcagagtgaaG CAGAGAGATCAGAGATCCGCAAGTCAGTACTGAGCTGCACCCTGAAAAAAGAGGcagatgatgaagaggaggatgagtga